GCCCACTTCAAAgtgagaaattgagaaaggGAAACTTGTTTTCCGGAAATCAtataattttcatagtttattAGGGGTGAATATAGCTGAAGATTGGATGTTTGGAAAAcgatcttgaaaaaaaaaacataatttgcCTAATCACATATTTTAGTATTTCAGACTTGGTATGACAATGTTCTTCTctaacacaattttcaaagagtGCCACTTGCACTTCCACTTCCACTTGCTCCAGTTATTGATAAAGAGATTCTCCCACACAACTGGAAACTTCTCCGAGAAACTCAAGAGCATGTGCCCTCAATTGTTGGTGGCGGAGAGTACGAAGGTCTTTTTTTCTGTGAGTCTTTGGTTAAAAGAAACCTACGTTGAATCCTTTCCGGACAGTAATTAAAAAGGATCATTCTTTCAGGTGCAATTGGTTTGCTACGGGGTACAGAGAAGGAAATTGACAGCGCCATCGACGTTTTGTCTAGGAAAAACGGATTATCCAGgtcaaaaatcgaaacgaTGACCGAGAAGGTTTATGGTGATTCGCCAGCACTGAGAGCAGACTTGAAAGCCAGAAAAATGCTTTTTGTGCAggtattttatcaaatttttacttgaaaaaaactagaatcgTTTCAGCTCATTTCCGACATTTTCGCCAACTATGGGATCTATCGGTTTATGAGAGACTGCCAACAGCGAAGTGTCGAATGCTATGGCTATTCATTTGACCATCGAAGTAAACGAATGTGGGGATGGCTACAGCACGTGGCTCCATTTACCGGTGGAACTCATACCTCTGAAATTACTTACCTGTTTGACTGCAATGCCTTGTCCACGCCACTTGGAATGAGCAAAACTGACAAAGTAGTTAGTGGAATGACCGCCGATTACTATACAAACTTCGTCAAGTTTGGGTaagtcacttttttttaaatgaaaacaaatttgaaaacaatgatcagtttttgacattttttgtttgaaattctagaaaaaattcagaaaattgaagaataaaaaatataaaaattgtttccagaaCACCAAACGGACTAAATTCCCAATTACCAAAATGGGAACGGATTTCACCAGACGATGAGCACATGAAATTGATCAGTATAAAACCAGAACCAGAAATGAAAACGGTAGTTTATGGATATCGCATGCAACACTTTGAAGATTGTCTCCAACAACCCGAAGTTCCTCCAGGTGGAATTAAAATTGACGAAAGTCAAGAAATCGTTCAAAAGCACGACGAATGAAGTGGCCAAGTCTGCCAATTGCCGTCCAGCCACCAATGAGTATATATTTTTGTGCAACACGAGGTAACTGGATACGGTAAATGCTTTTAGAGTATTGTTGAAGAGGTCAACATGAGCGGTGTAGGGCATCTTCACTAATCACAAAGTTCACCAagttgtattgttttttttgttgaaaaagtacatttaaaaaattagatttggattggtttttttaatctcCCAAAGGCAAAGAGGTttgttgctcaaaaaatatgtttaccAATAGCAACCCGATTTGTGAGCACTTACACGTAATATTTGTATTCCAACTCCACCTCTCAACGAATATAATGGATGGAAAATTGCCTCAAACATGTCCAAACCGAGCCGAAAACACCTATCTCGTGGTGGTTTTTAACCTGCTGTGAAACGGAAACGGAAGCCCATACACCCAACCCTCTCGTTTCAAtcagtttttctcatttcacacTGCATTTCAGGTAGACGAAAACGATTGTGAAAAGACCAAGAAGCACTAGTGGTTGCCAAGGCAAAAGGAAAATAAAGAATAACGAAGAAGAGCAGAAAAGGACTCAGGAGAGAAACAACTTACTAACGGATTTCTTATTTATGTAAGGtgagtattttttgtttctaattctttttaattgtttttaaaaaaactgatttaaaaaaattgaccaaatatattttaagctaaaaagcATAAAACAAGCAGGAGACATTCATATTCGATCAATGCATAGTGGGAATATAAatgcattttcagttttactgTGGCTATATTGAAATTCACAAGgaagtgttcaaaaaaattttaactaattctttaaaaaatcaggtggaatcaaattttgagccatACATGTTTTGTAACGTGCCGTTCAAGCAATGcataatgaaaatgaaatgattttttaaatttttgtaatttcgcgttttattaaataataacATGTGTAACCTGTATGATACCTagtgtcttttttttcaaatttttgtatagaATTTTGGGAACAGAAAACAATTCACAGCAAAATTCACACAAGTGACAGTGCACATATAAATTTCATAACGTTTTTagacacattttcaaaaacagtttCTTTAGATCAAATATCGGGAACTGTCTTGGCTTCAACGCTTATTCATTCagccagttttttgtttcaatttcaataccAACTTTCTCATTGTGAGAGCAGAATAATCCGTTTAGTTCCGCTGTATCGCTTCTCGATTCTAGTGAGAAAAAAGTATTCCTTCGTGAATCTCATTGACCCCGTTCCTTCAAGATtcaatttgacaatttaaCCTAgactttttgatattctttACAACCATTCAGTAATCATTTCCCCAACAGCTTCACTATCAGTTATCACAAGCTTTAGACCAGTTTGAATGACCTCGACACGTCTCAATTCTTCACATATTTGCggcgatttttaattttagatcgtttcaaatttaatcGAATTTTGTTCCGTTTAAAACCacagaaagaaaatgaaagcATGCGCCACTGTGGgtcaaaaagattttcaataaacacTTTTGTCGAATCgagaatcaaaaaaaactgaatagaTTGCGCCAAAACCTACGTAATCCTGCCATTCTCAATACAAACCGGTTTCATTGAATAGTGTCCGAATATCTGATCAGCGTTAAGATTCggaattgcattttttgcaatgaGTCTTAGCACAaagatcaaaaattagaatgaTGCGAGATTACTGTTGGAGGTTATGAACCAatctaaaattggaaatacaTGATagtgttttctattttcaataataaaagttgtaaggtctttaaatatttaagttttgataagatgtaaaaaaattattttagttgtatctgtaaaatttatttttgcagtaATTTAGAGCGTGTATGAGTTTAGTTCTTTGAATGTTTATTTCCATGCGATTGTTTTATCCAAGTATGGAGctgtttttccagattttaatCTAACGGAAGCTGACCAATAATTCAGCATTCTTTAGGTCAGTTGTCTTTTCAATGAAACATGTATCTTCATAACATTTGACACATGTTAACGTACAACCACACCCTGTGATGCTATTCAGTGGGAATTAAATACGGAAAAATATCATGGCCTTgatgaattagaaaaaaggaaattaatatattttcgaaaaatagtaaCCAAAATATCAATTATAAAATGGAATACAAATTacatatttataatttttgaaattgtcatttttccacaaataaatttttaatcgtttcaaaataataatttttgctgaaatttgtaAACGTGTTTTAAGAATGACGTCATAAACATTTTGCAGTGTAATTATTgtagtaaaacttttctaacGTCAAACTATAAACACCAcatattgccaaaaatttccttttgGCCTGCGCAACTTTGTGTGAACACATTTGTTTAATTATCAAAAGCGCGTGATATGAAagtatttgaatttctttacACGATAGGCATTAGccaatttaaaattcattttgcaattttaatttcaataaattgcaatacattttttaatgcaaaacaACTATAGATCCGATTTGATAGTTTGTACAGGAAAATAAATTGGTCACATCCtgattttcttccaaatcgaAGATACTTGACTAAAGACTAACTATTACAATTCACCTTTATTGCTGTTAACTACCAAACTTCagtgtttgtttttgttttctagtaATCAATTCGTTGTTAACTTTTGTTTTAGTGGCAatccagaaaatgaaaaaaatacacaacAGAAACAAGTTATTCTTCAAATTATATATCTTCTAAGAAAATAAGAAGTAACAGGGGAAAAAGTTAGTTATGATTAGCCGCCTCGTATCGAACATCGACTGGTTCTGTATGCTTCATCTCTTGACGATCTGCCATTTGCAAATCCCTCTTCATCTATCTTTATCATCATTATTGCTGTCTTTGTCCTTCTGTTTCGTAATATCCTGTTGATACTTTGTGGtgatttccaaactttgataTCATCAAAATGTCTGGCCGTAGCCTCCTCCTGTATCATACTAATCGAGTCTATAGTCCTTCTAGTAGTAATGACTCTTGAACCATAAGATCATCGATCATCTGATCATTTCTCGTGTAGTCCAAAGTGACGTTTTTCTCCTTGgataaaatgaagaaatgtaAAAGGAGTAACAAGATTCTCgaaatttcccttttttagTTTAGGTGGGCGATGGTGGCGGTTTCAGTGAACCAAGAATAATCGTTCGATGAATCAATCAGAACACGCAAAAGGTGAGAAAGAACGGCAGGGCgttgaatttaatttcaatactCGCACTTTTTGATTGCTAAATGGTTTAGGGCAAATAACAAGTGTTATTGGAGTACTAAataaaaaggattaaaaatattatatgtAGTTGACCGCGCATTGTAAGTTCagcataaaaataaagtttatataaaaaaactgaacaccTATTGCTAATTTATTGCGCATAGTTTTCAAGTCTTTGAGGAAGAAGCAACCAATTATATGTTAGCTCGAAAATGCTTCAAGTTTGGCATTTGGAACTCCGAAAACCATCAGAAAAAGCCTCAATTGTCCCGTGTAAGCAGAAAAACTGCCTGTCTGCCTGATTGGTAACAACTGCTTGCCTACTGCCACAATTCATGCAGACTTTTCAGTAGGTACATTACAAATAAAATAACGTTTCTAAAAACaccagaattaaaaaaattaaaaattcctttaaaaaatgcatagcttcttcttctcaccTACCTCGTCGTTTCCTCACTCTACTCGTTTCcagttctaatttttttgcgatttgaCAACACACAACAGCAGAAGACGTTAATGTTTTCTGCTTCTCTTCAACTACTTTCCCTCTCTCACTCGATCTGCCGCGATCAGTCGTTTTCCTCCTTCTTCGCCATTGTACATTTCTGCTTAAGCCCAAGATGCCAATGTCGGCGGCCATGACTCTAAGTTTTAACCTTATTCGAAATAGTTCAGTACAGTTGGAATTGTTTTCTGTAAATTCTTTCGTTCTGTTAAAGTTTGATTCTTATAGTACTCCCGTTCTTTATTCTtcccattttcagttttttagaaGTTCATAATTCAATTTAAGTCTGATCTCTGATTAACTTCGCTCCTATTTCAAAGTTCACGtgacttcatttttcaataatattccTGATTGTACTCTTTTGTATGATTTCAAAACATCACATCATACATATGGGTTCTCGATTTCTCCATTTGTAATCAAAACATCTCAACAATAAGAAGACGTTCGGCAGAAAATAGGACGATAACAACAGTTCACAAATGAACAGATATTATTTACTCTTACTCTAACTATTCATTGATTTATTAAAGGTcaatcaaactttttgatgtttaattattttttgagttagttAAAGTTCAGTTTCAGCCAGAAccacatttcgaaaaaaaattttacatttgtaTAATTCATTTCGAAGGGCGATCTGTTGCCAATTCACTTTTAGGattcattttgtaaaaaagaaatttcacaCAGGTTCTATAGTAAAGATTATGAGTAAATCTATAACATTcttcatttatatttttaaaaacaaaaatattttagttaaTTCCTATTTGTTTAGAACTAAATTTTATAGAACTCTTATTTTTATAGCTTCACTGCTTAAactttaattgaattaaaattgattaacaaaaaaaagtataacagaggtttgaaa
This is a stretch of genomic DNA from Caenorhabditis elegans chromosome V. It encodes these proteins:
- the T28C12.15 gene encoding uncharacterized protein (Predicted); this encodes MTWKFFKSTSHYENNSNCTELFRIRLKLRVMAADIGILGLSRNVQWRRRRKTTDRGRSSERGKVVEEKQKTLTSSAVVCCQIAKKLELETSRVRKRRGR